Proteins encoded by one window of Nasonia vitripennis strain AsymCx chromosome 5, Nvit_psr_1.1, whole genome shotgun sequence:
- the LOC100117297 gene encoding DNA topoisomerase 2 isoform X3: protein MSGMENGAGDGGGGSKKKEKTIEGMYQKKTQLEHILLRPDTYIGSVEPVTELMWIYDKEKEMMIQKEIKYVPGLYKIFDEILVNAADNKQRDPKMDSIKIDIDAENNTISVWNNGKGIPVVIHKEENMYVPTMIFGHLLTSSNYDDAEEKVTGGRNGYGAKLCNIFSHRFTVETACKEYKKSLKQTWGNNMGKASEAKIKEFHGEDFTKVTFSPDLSKFKMEKLDEDVVALMSRRAYDIAASSRGVKVFLNGTRVPVKSFKDYVDLYIKGKEDDTGNPLKITYENCGPRWEVAITLSDKGFQQMSFVNSIATTKGGRHVDHVTDMVVKQLIETLKKKNKAGVQIKPFQIKNHLWVFINCLINNPTFDSQTKENMTLQQKSFGSKCTLSEKFITNVTKSGIVESVLSWAKFKADSQLQKLGPKSKQRKLQGIPKLEDANDAGTARSLDCTLILTEGDSAKSMAVSGIASIGRDKYGVFPLKGKILNVREATHKQILENAEINNLIKILGLQYKKKYETRDDLKTLRYGKIMIMTDQDQDGSHIKGLLINFIHHNWPSLLKLNFIEEFITPIVKARKGNHVLSFFSLPEFEAWKKETENFHTYKIKYYKGLGTSTAQEAKEYFENMARHRIRFRYDGDVDDQNIIMAFSKKCVDQRKDWLTNHMEETKRRKEIGLGERYLYEKDTRAVSFSDFINVELVLFSNYDNIRSIPNMMDGLKPGQRKVLFTCFKRNDKREVKVAQLGASVAEHSAYHHGEMSLMATIVNLAQNFVGSNNINLLQPIGQFGTRLAGGKDSASPRYIFTMLSPLARYIFHKHDDPLLKHEYDDNQKIEPTYYVPIIPMVLVNGADGIGTGWMTKIPNYNPREIIENLQRMMDGADPRPMSPFYKNFKGTIESCGDYRYVISGEISIIGPDKVEITELPIGTWTQAYKETVLEPMLHGSDKTPPVITDYKEYNTDTMVHFVVTLQRDKLAELERDGLHKAFKLQTTTSITSMCAFDDNLCLKKFDNVCQIMRTFFTVRLDLYQKRKDYLEGILQAESAKLSNQSRFIMEKCDGTLTIENKKKKDMIAELVRRGYDSDPVVAWKLAQNREEVLESEEEVAENEDDEASTSAVVVEKENFDYLLGMTMWSLTKEKKDELLKQRDEKLAELHRLQARTPLSLWKEDLDNLLTELNKIEEKERKDEAKSRVKTKKPPAKIYKEEDTRRIVPVIDTELKKKIEKADIVVKDKKEGIKKERKIKKEKSTEEKDEFDALVEGNAKSLDDRLGSSPEKLEKKGKKGLKQAKLPFKPVKKKKDAEKEFDSGSDVEINFDSLSPPPAPRAPRRAAAAKKKYTLSSEDSDSSEAELHSLGSDKEQPITKVVDSIDSDSDDDFKVKKESPQAKPSSEELFDSLVSSSPEKQTEKPKGRLVISSDESSPTKPPPKKAAAKKKAENGEGKATKRPAPKKKVSKSSGSDSEDVFSVKSASPVKKKKMKKKDDSDDDDMIVEDTPPPRKPVGRSRKPVSYAIKSDNSDSD from the exons ATGAGCGGTATGGAGAACGGAGCTGGAGATGGCGGGGGTGGCtccaaaaagaaagaaaaaaccaTTGAGGGTATGTACCAGAAAAAGACACAGCTAGAGCACATCTTGCTCAGGCCTGATACGTACATCGGTTCCGTGGAACCGGTCACTGAGCTTATGTGGATCTACGACAAGGAGAAAGAAATGATGATTCAAAAAGAGATTAAGTACGTTCCTGGTTTGTACAAAATCTTTGATGAAATTCTTGTTAATGCTGCTGACAACAAGCAGCGAGATCCTAAAATGGACTCCATCAAAATTGACATAGATGC GGAAAATAACACTATATCTGTGTGGAACAATGGAAAGGGTATTCCTGTGGTGATCCACAAAGAGGAAAATATGTATGTACCAACTATGATTTTTGGTCATTTACTGACATCCTCCAACTACGATGATGCAGAAGAAAAGGTTACTGGTGGCAGAAATGGTTATGGAGCTAAGCTCTGCAATATATTCAGTCACCGTTTCACTGTAGAAACTGCATGCaaagaatacaaaaaaagtttgaaaCAAACATGGGGCAATAACATGGGTAAAGCCAGTGAAGCCAAAATCAAGGAATTTCATGGTGAAGATTTTACAAAAGTAACATTTTCACCGGACTTGTCCAAATTCAAAATGGAGAAGCTTGACGAGGATGTGGTTGCTCTAATGTCTAGAAGGGCATATGATATAGCTGCTTCGTCTAGGGGAGTCAAAGTCTTTTTGAATGGTACTCGAGTTCCTGTAAAATCTTTTAAAGATTACGTGGATTTGTATATTAAAGGAAAAGAAGATGATACTGGAAATCCTTTGAAAATTACTTATGAAAATTGTGGACCAAGATGGGAAGTTGCAATAACGCTATCTGATAAGGGTTTTCAACAAATGTCGTTCGTTAACAGTATTGCCACGACAAAG GGAGGCCGTCACGTTGATCACGTAACTGACATGGTGGTGAAACAGCTTATAGAAACActcaaaaaaaagaataaagcTGGTGTGCAAATAAAACCTTTCCAGATTAAAAATCATCTGTGGGTATTCATTAATTGTCTAATTAACAATCCAACATTTGACTCGCAAACAAAGGAAAATATGACTTTGCAACAGAAAAGTTTTGGCTCTAAATGCACACTCAGCGAAAAGTTTATTACAAAC GTTACCAAGAGCGGAATCGTCGAATCCGTGTTATCGTGGGCCAAGTTCAAAGCGGACAGTCAGCTTCAAAAATTGGGTCCAAAATCGAAACAAAGAAAGTTGCAAGGTATACCGAAATTAGAAGATGCAAACGACGCAGGTACCGCTAGATCTTTGGACTGCACGCTTATCTTAACTGAGGGAGACTCAGCTAAAAGTATGGCCGTGTCTGGAATTGCATCTATCGGTCGCGACAAGTATGGAGTTTTTCCTCTCAAAG GTAAGATCCTGAATGTGAGGGAAGCAACTCATAAACAAATTCTTGAAAATGCGGAAATAAACAATCTGATCAAGATTCTTGGACTACAATacaagaaaaagtacgaaaCCCGTGATGACTTAAAGACTTTGAGATATGGCAAAATTATGATCATGACTGATCAGGATCAG GATGGTTCTCACATTAAAGGTCTCTTGATTAATTTTATACATCACAATTGGCCATCGTTACTAAAACTCAACTTTATCGAGGAGTTTATTACGCCGATTGTGAAAGCCAGGAAGGGAAATCACGTTTTATCCTTCTTCTCTTTGCCCGAATTCGAAGCATGGAAAAAGGAAACGGAAAACTTTCATACCTATAAGATCAAATACTACaaag GTTTGGGTACGTCCACTGCCCAAGAGGCAAAGGAGTACTTTGAAAATATGGCTCGGCATCGAATACGCTTTAGATACGATGGTGATGTAGACGACCAAAATATTATAATGGCATTTAGCAAAAAGTGCGTAGATCAGCGCAAGGATTGGTTGACAAACCACATGGAGGAAACGAAACGTCGAAAGGAAATTGGCTTGGGCGAACGTTATCTTTATGAGAAAGATACGAGAGCTGTATCTTTCTCAGACTTCATCAATGTCGAGTTGGTTCTTTTCAGCAATTACGATAATATTCGATCTATTCCGAATATGATGGATGGTTTGAAGCCTGGTCAAAGAAAAGTGTTATTTACGTGTTTCAAGAGAAACGATAAGCGTGAAGTTAAGGTTGCACAACTCGGTGCTTCCGTTGCTGAGCATTCAGCTTACCATCATGGTGAAATGTCACTCATGGCTACAATCGTTAATTTAGCCCAGAATTTCGTGGGCAGTAATAACATTAATTTACTGCAACCCATTGGTCAATTCGGTACGAGATTGGCTGGTGGAAAAGATTCTGCTAGTCCTCGTTATATTTTCACGATGCTGAG TCCCTTAGCAAGATACATATTCCATAAACACGATGATCCGCTACTCAAACACGAGTACGATGATAATCAAAAAATTGAACCAACCTATTATGTGCCAATTATTCCTATGGTTCTGGTGAATGGCGCTGATGGTATTGGAACAGGGTGGATGACCAAAATTCCAAACTACAATCCTCGTGAAATCATTGAAAATCTTCAAAGAATGATGGATGGCGCCGATCCAAGGCCGATG AGTCCATTCTACAAAAACTTTAAGGGAACAATCGAGAGTTGTGGAGATTATCGATACGTGATTAGTGGAGAGATTTCTATAATTGGACCAGATAAAGTAGAAATCACTGAATTACCAATTGGCACTTGGACTCAGGCATACAAAGAGACAGTACTAGAACCCATGTTACATGGCTCCGATAAAACTCCCCCTGTTATTAC CGACTACAAAGAGTACAACACTGACACAATGGTGCACTTTGTTGTAACGTTACAACGCGACAAACTAGCCGAACTCGAGCGAGACGGTTTACACAAAGCTTTTAAATTGCAGACGACGACGTCAATAACATCAATG TGTGCCTTTGATGATAATCTCTGTTTAAAGAAATTTGACAATGTATGCCAGATTATGAGAACATTCTTTACAGTACGCCTCGATCTATACCAAAAACGAAAGGATTACCTCGAAGGCATCTTACAAGCAGAATCAGCCAAACTCTCTAATCAGAGTAGATTTATTATGGAGAAATGTGATGGTACTTTAACAAttgagaacaaaaaaaagaaagatatGATTGCGGAACTTGTTAGACGAGGGTACGATTCAGATCCCGTGGTAGCATGGAAACTAGCACAAAATCGTGAAGAAGTTTTG GAATCTGAA GAAGAAGTTGCTGAGAATGAGGATGATGAAGCTTCTACATCTGCAGTAGTTGTGGAAAAAGAAAACTTTGATTACTTGCTTGGTATGACTATGTGGTCCCTaacaaaggaaaaaaaagatgaGTTGCTCAAGCAAAGAGACGAAAAGCTTGCAGAATTACACAGGTTACAAGCACGTACACCTTTGTCTTTATGGAAAGAAGATCTCGATAATCTTCTTACAGAACTTAACAAA atagaagaaaaagagagaaaggacgAAGCCAAGTCTAGAGTAAAAACGAAAAAGCCCCCCGCGAAGATTTATAAAGAAGAGGATACCCGCCGAATAGTACCAGTCATAGATACagaattgaagaaaaaaattgaaaaagcagACATTGTagtaaaagataaaaaagaaggaaTTAAAAAGGAACGCAAG atcaagaaagaaaaaagtaccGAAGAGAAAGATGAGTTTGACGCTCTTGTAGAAGGAAACGCTAAATCTCTTGATGACAGATTAGGTTCATCGCCAGAAAAActagaaaagaaaggaaagaaaG GGCTCAAACAAGCGAAACTGCCGTTTAAACCcgtgaagaagaagaaagatgCAGAAAAGGAATTTGATAGTGGTAGTgatgttgaaataaatttcgaTTCTCTATCACCGCCTCCTGCTCCTAGAGCACCACGTAGAGCAGCTGCAG ctaagaaaaaatacacactAAGTAGTGAAGACTCAGACAGTAGTGAAGCTGAACTTCATAGTCTTGGCTCAGACAAAGAACA ACCTATTACGAAAGTTGTGGATTCCATCGACAGCGACTCGGATGATGACTTTAAAGTTAAAAAGGAATCACCACAAGCTAAAC CAAGTTCAGAGGAATTATTCGACTCGCTAGTTTCTAGTTCTCCAGAAAAACAAACCGAAAAACCTAAAGGCCGTTTAGTTATTTCTTCCGATGAATCATCACCAACTAAACCACCACCTAAAAAAG CCGCTGCCAAGAAAAAAGCTGAAAATGGTGAAGGCAAGGCAACAAAGCGACCAGCACCTAAAAAGAAGGTATCCAAATCATCAGGGTCGGATTCAGAGGACGTTTTCTCTGTGAAATCAGCAAGCCCT gtaaaaaagaagaagatgaagaagaaggATGATTCCGATGACGATGACATGATTGTAGAAGATACACCGCCGCCAAGAAAACCTGTCGGACGCTCTCGAAAACCAGTATCATATGCAATTAAATCGGACAATTCTGACTCGGATTAG
- the LOC100117297 gene encoding DNA topoisomerase 2 isoform X2, giving the protein MYSILSRHSIKAFLCESAFSIREFSKQLVKMSGMENGAGDGGGGSKKKEKTIEGMYQKKTQLEHILLRPDTYIGSVEPVTELMWIYDKEKEMMIQKEIKYVPGLYKIFDEILVNAADNKQRDPKMDSIKIDIDAENNTISVWNNGKGIPVVIHKEENMYVPTMIFGHLLTSSNYDDAEEKVTGGRNGYGAKLCNIFSHRFTVETACKEYKKSLKQTWGNNMGKASEAKIKEFHGEDFTKVTFSPDLSKFKMEKLDEDVVALMSRRAYDIAASSRGVKVFLNGTRVPVKSFKDYVDLYIKGKEDDTGNPLKITYENCGPRWEVAITLSDKGFQQMSFVNSIATTKGGRHVDHVTDMVVKQLIETLKKKNKAGVQIKPFQIKNHLWVFINCLINNPTFDSQTKENMTLQQKSFGSKCTLSEKFITNVTKSGIVESVLSWAKFKADSQLQKLGPKSKQRKLQGIPKLEDANDAGTARSLDCTLILTEGDSAKSMAVSGIASIGRDKYGVFPLKGKILNVREATHKQILENAEINNLIKILGLQYKKKYETRDDLKTLRYGKIMIMTDQDQDGSHIKGLLINFIHHNWPSLLKLNFIEEFITPIVKARKGNHVLSFFSLPEFEAWKKETENFHTYKIKYYKGLGTSTAQEAKEYFENMARHRIRFRYDGDVDDQNIIMAFSKKCVDQRKDWLTNHMEETKRRKEIGLGERYLYEKDTRAVSFSDFINVELVLFSNYDNIRSIPNMMDGLKPGQRKVLFTCFKRNDKREVKVAQLGASVAEHSAYHHGEMSLMATIVNLAQNFVGSNNINLLQPIGQFGTRLAGGKDSASPRYIFTMLSPLARYIFHKHDDPLLKHEYDDNQKIEPTYYVPIIPMVLVNGADGIGTGWMTKIPNYNPREIIENLQRMMDGADPRPMSPFYKNFKGTIESCGDYRYVISGEISIIGPDKVEITELPIGTWTQAYKETVLEPMLHGSDKTPPVITDYKEYNTDTMVHFVVTLQRDKLAELERDGLHKAFKLQTTTSITSMCAFDDNLCLKKFDNVCQIMRTFFTVRLDLYQKRKDYLEGILQAESAKLSNQSRFIMEKCDGTLTIENKKKKDMIAELVRRGYDSDPVVAWKLAQNREEVLEEVAENEDDEASTSAVVVEKENFDYLLGMTMWSLTKEKKDELLKQRDEKLAELHRLQARTPLSLWKEDLDNLLTELNKIEEKERKDEAKSRVKTKKPPAKIYKEEDTRRIVPVIDTELKKKIEKADIVVKDKKEGIKKERKIKKEKSTEEKDEFDALVEGNAKSLDDRLGSSPEKLEKKGKKGLKQAKLPFKPVKKKKDAEKEFDSGSDVEINFDSLSPPPAPRAPRRAAAAKKKYTLSSEDSDSSEAELHSLGSDKEQPITKVVDSIDSDSDDDFKVKKESPQAKPSSEELFDSLVSSSPEKQTEKPKGRLVISSDESSPTKPPPKKAAAKKKAENGEGKATKRPAPKKKVSKSSGSDSEDVFSVKSASPVKKKKMKKKDDSDDDDMIVEDTPPPRKPVGRSRKPVSYAIKSDNSDSD; this is encoded by the exons ATGTACTCGATCCTTTCCCGCCATAGTATTAAAGCTTTTCTTTGCGAAAGTGCATTTTCCATaag AGAATTTAGCAAACAGTTAGTCAAAATGAGCGGTATGGAGAACGGAGCTGGAGATGGCGGGGGTGGCtccaaaaagaaagaaaaaaccaTTGAGGGTATGTACCAGAAAAAGACACAGCTAGAGCACATCTTGCTCAGGCCTGATACGTACATCGGTTCCGTGGAACCGGTCACTGAGCTTATGTGGATCTACGACAAGGAGAAAGAAATGATGATTCAAAAAGAGATTAAGTACGTTCCTGGTTTGTACAAAATCTTTGATGAAATTCTTGTTAATGCTGCTGACAACAAGCAGCGAGATCCTAAAATGGACTCCATCAAAATTGACATAGATGC GGAAAATAACACTATATCTGTGTGGAACAATGGAAAGGGTATTCCTGTGGTGATCCACAAAGAGGAAAATATGTATGTACCAACTATGATTTTTGGTCATTTACTGACATCCTCCAACTACGATGATGCAGAAGAAAAGGTTACTGGTGGCAGAAATGGTTATGGAGCTAAGCTCTGCAATATATTCAGTCACCGTTTCACTGTAGAAACTGCATGCaaagaatacaaaaaaagtttgaaaCAAACATGGGGCAATAACATGGGTAAAGCCAGTGAAGCCAAAATCAAGGAATTTCATGGTGAAGATTTTACAAAAGTAACATTTTCACCGGACTTGTCCAAATTCAAAATGGAGAAGCTTGACGAGGATGTGGTTGCTCTAATGTCTAGAAGGGCATATGATATAGCTGCTTCGTCTAGGGGAGTCAAAGTCTTTTTGAATGGTACTCGAGTTCCTGTAAAATCTTTTAAAGATTACGTGGATTTGTATATTAAAGGAAAAGAAGATGATACTGGAAATCCTTTGAAAATTACTTATGAAAATTGTGGACCAAGATGGGAAGTTGCAATAACGCTATCTGATAAGGGTTTTCAACAAATGTCGTTCGTTAACAGTATTGCCACGACAAAG GGAGGCCGTCACGTTGATCACGTAACTGACATGGTGGTGAAACAGCTTATAGAAACActcaaaaaaaagaataaagcTGGTGTGCAAATAAAACCTTTCCAGATTAAAAATCATCTGTGGGTATTCATTAATTGTCTAATTAACAATCCAACATTTGACTCGCAAACAAAGGAAAATATGACTTTGCAACAGAAAAGTTTTGGCTCTAAATGCACACTCAGCGAAAAGTTTATTACAAAC GTTACCAAGAGCGGAATCGTCGAATCCGTGTTATCGTGGGCCAAGTTCAAAGCGGACAGTCAGCTTCAAAAATTGGGTCCAAAATCGAAACAAAGAAAGTTGCAAGGTATACCGAAATTAGAAGATGCAAACGACGCAGGTACCGCTAGATCTTTGGACTGCACGCTTATCTTAACTGAGGGAGACTCAGCTAAAAGTATGGCCGTGTCTGGAATTGCATCTATCGGTCGCGACAAGTATGGAGTTTTTCCTCTCAAAG GTAAGATCCTGAATGTGAGGGAAGCAACTCATAAACAAATTCTTGAAAATGCGGAAATAAACAATCTGATCAAGATTCTTGGACTACAATacaagaaaaagtacgaaaCCCGTGATGACTTAAAGACTTTGAGATATGGCAAAATTATGATCATGACTGATCAGGATCAG GATGGTTCTCACATTAAAGGTCTCTTGATTAATTTTATACATCACAATTGGCCATCGTTACTAAAACTCAACTTTATCGAGGAGTTTATTACGCCGATTGTGAAAGCCAGGAAGGGAAATCACGTTTTATCCTTCTTCTCTTTGCCCGAATTCGAAGCATGGAAAAAGGAAACGGAAAACTTTCATACCTATAAGATCAAATACTACaaag GTTTGGGTACGTCCACTGCCCAAGAGGCAAAGGAGTACTTTGAAAATATGGCTCGGCATCGAATACGCTTTAGATACGATGGTGATGTAGACGACCAAAATATTATAATGGCATTTAGCAAAAAGTGCGTAGATCAGCGCAAGGATTGGTTGACAAACCACATGGAGGAAACGAAACGTCGAAAGGAAATTGGCTTGGGCGAACGTTATCTTTATGAGAAAGATACGAGAGCTGTATCTTTCTCAGACTTCATCAATGTCGAGTTGGTTCTTTTCAGCAATTACGATAATATTCGATCTATTCCGAATATGATGGATGGTTTGAAGCCTGGTCAAAGAAAAGTGTTATTTACGTGTTTCAAGAGAAACGATAAGCGTGAAGTTAAGGTTGCACAACTCGGTGCTTCCGTTGCTGAGCATTCAGCTTACCATCATGGTGAAATGTCACTCATGGCTACAATCGTTAATTTAGCCCAGAATTTCGTGGGCAGTAATAACATTAATTTACTGCAACCCATTGGTCAATTCGGTACGAGATTGGCTGGTGGAAAAGATTCTGCTAGTCCTCGTTATATTTTCACGATGCTGAG TCCCTTAGCAAGATACATATTCCATAAACACGATGATCCGCTACTCAAACACGAGTACGATGATAATCAAAAAATTGAACCAACCTATTATGTGCCAATTATTCCTATGGTTCTGGTGAATGGCGCTGATGGTATTGGAACAGGGTGGATGACCAAAATTCCAAACTACAATCCTCGTGAAATCATTGAAAATCTTCAAAGAATGATGGATGGCGCCGATCCAAGGCCGATG AGTCCATTCTACAAAAACTTTAAGGGAACAATCGAGAGTTGTGGAGATTATCGATACGTGATTAGTGGAGAGATTTCTATAATTGGACCAGATAAAGTAGAAATCACTGAATTACCAATTGGCACTTGGACTCAGGCATACAAAGAGACAGTACTAGAACCCATGTTACATGGCTCCGATAAAACTCCCCCTGTTATTAC CGACTACAAAGAGTACAACACTGACACAATGGTGCACTTTGTTGTAACGTTACAACGCGACAAACTAGCCGAACTCGAGCGAGACGGTTTACACAAAGCTTTTAAATTGCAGACGACGACGTCAATAACATCAATG TGTGCCTTTGATGATAATCTCTGTTTAAAGAAATTTGACAATGTATGCCAGATTATGAGAACATTCTTTACAGTACGCCTCGATCTATACCAAAAACGAAAGGATTACCTCGAAGGCATCTTACAAGCAGAATCAGCCAAACTCTCTAATCAGAGTAGATTTATTATGGAGAAATGTGATGGTACTTTAACAAttgagaacaaaaaaaagaaagatatGATTGCGGAACTTGTTAGACGAGGGTACGATTCAGATCCCGTGGTAGCATGGAAACTAGCACAAAATCGTGAAGAAGTTTTG GAAGAAGTTGCTGAGAATGAGGATGATGAAGCTTCTACATCTGCAGTAGTTGTGGAAAAAGAAAACTTTGATTACTTGCTTGGTATGACTATGTGGTCCCTaacaaaggaaaaaaaagatgaGTTGCTCAAGCAAAGAGACGAAAAGCTTGCAGAATTACACAGGTTACAAGCACGTACACCTTTGTCTTTATGGAAAGAAGATCTCGATAATCTTCTTACAGAACTTAACAAA atagaagaaaaagagagaaaggacgAAGCCAAGTCTAGAGTAAAAACGAAAAAGCCCCCCGCGAAGATTTATAAAGAAGAGGATACCCGCCGAATAGTACCAGTCATAGATACagaattgaagaaaaaaattgaaaaagcagACATTGTagtaaaagataaaaaagaaggaaTTAAAAAGGAACGCAAG atcaagaaagaaaaaagtaccGAAGAGAAAGATGAGTTTGACGCTCTTGTAGAAGGAAACGCTAAATCTCTTGATGACAGATTAGGTTCATCGCCAGAAAAActagaaaagaaaggaaagaaaG GGCTCAAACAAGCGAAACTGCCGTTTAAACCcgtgaagaagaagaaagatgCAGAAAAGGAATTTGATAGTGGTAGTgatgttgaaataaatttcgaTTCTCTATCACCGCCTCCTGCTCCTAGAGCACCACGTAGAGCAGCTGCAG ctaagaaaaaatacacactAAGTAGTGAAGACTCAGACAGTAGTGAAGCTGAACTTCATAGTCTTGGCTCAGACAAAGAACA ACCTATTACGAAAGTTGTGGATTCCATCGACAGCGACTCGGATGATGACTTTAAAGTTAAAAAGGAATCACCACAAGCTAAAC CAAGTTCAGAGGAATTATTCGACTCGCTAGTTTCTAGTTCTCCAGAAAAACAAACCGAAAAACCTAAAGGCCGTTTAGTTATTTCTTCCGATGAATCATCACCAACTAAACCACCACCTAAAAAAG CCGCTGCCAAGAAAAAAGCTGAAAATGGTGAAGGCAAGGCAACAAAGCGACCAGCACCTAAAAAGAAGGTATCCAAATCATCAGGGTCGGATTCAGAGGACGTTTTCTCTGTGAAATCAGCAAGCCCT gtaaaaaagaagaagatgaagaagaaggATGATTCCGATGACGATGACATGATTGTAGAAGATACACCGCCGCCAAGAAAACCTGTCGGACGCTCTCGAAAACCAGTATCATATGCAATTAAATCGGACAATTCTGACTCGGATTAG